One window of Dermacentor andersoni chromosome 7, qqDerAnde1_hic_scaffold, whole genome shotgun sequence genomic DNA carries:
- the LOC126533692 gene encoding uncharacterized protein — translation MGVEVSPLHALRFKSAAAPVAPPFHVSAMFSEAQPRGIKRKAHSLDDFSDGGGLDEEEDDEEEDSSSSSSCSSASSTTGGCSSGEDARSSYSRRQHVVFNMSICKLARFRQAPDPSLLRSVLVCNTLRALEREMRPPRGPEPATLPTAAATSPHHPNHPHHHHHSPHHHHHHLHGAITNGGLGAGHHHLPQHQPYGPATPFHNGGYGDDYDRSCPPPGDSGRLTPFVRSPPEPPVSGPPPTPLWTDEDRLPSLNWSSVLNFGSGAPVTPPAPTVAEPVSSASACGITDPGCGSGGGNGSAPLYTLLPAHNSPAAAMVVTSSSASSSVLQTSPSSSSSSLASNSNSSGASSSSDEIFGDIDLSLYDFDLLSPLSPPHVKLAPVSAEDLMRSLAASQQQAADCVVTTTAASPSAATCQLVASSGQQISFGYKGLMGSEDHVATVMS, via the coding sequence AGTGCAGCAGCTCCCGTAGCCCCGCCTTTCCATGTGAGCGCCATGTTCTCGGAGGCGCAGCCCCGCGGAATCAAGCGCAAGGCGCACTCGCTCGACGACTTCTCCGACGGTGGCGGTCTCGACGAAGAGGAGGATGACGAAGAGGAGGACTCGAGCTCCTCTAGCTCCTGCTCATCGGCCAGCTCGACCACGGGCGGATGCTCGTCGGGCGAGGACGCCCGCTCCTCGTATTCGCGCCGCCAGCACGTGGTATTTAACATGAGCATCTGCAAGCTGGCCCGCTTCCGGCAGGCACCCGACCCCAGCCTTCTGCGCTCGGTACTTGTGTGCAACACTTTGCGGGCGCTCGAGCGGGAAATGAGGCCGCCGAGGGGTCCCGAGCCGGCGACGCTACCGACGGCTGCTGCCACGTCGCCCCATCACCCCAACCACCCTCATCACCACCATCACTCgcctcaccaccaccaccatcacttACACGGCGCCATCACCAACGGCGGGCTCGGAGCCGGTCACCACCACCTGCCACAGCACCAGCCGTACGGCCCTGCGACGCCCTTCCACAATGGCGGCTACGGGGACGACTACGACCGGTCGTGCCCTCCTCCTGGGGACAGCGGCCGCCTGACGCCCTTTGTGCGGTCTCCTCCCGAACCGCCGGTTTCCGGACCCCCTCCCACACCCCTGTGGACGGACGAGGACAGGTTGCCGAGTCTCAACTGGAGCTCGGTGCTCAACTTCGGCAGCGGCGCGCCCGTCACGCCGCCGGCGCCCACGGTGGCCGAGCCAGTGTCCTCGGCGTCTGCGTGCGGAATTACCGACCCCGggtgcggcagcggcggcggcaacgGCTCGGCGCCCCTCTACACCTTGCTGCCCGCGCACAACTCGCCCGCGGCTGCCATGGTGGTCACTTCCTCGTCGGCATCTTCCTCGGTGCTGCAGACGAGCCcttcctcttcctcgtcgtcgctggccagcaacagcaacagcagtggcgcaagcagcagcagcgacgagaTCTTCGGCGACATTGACCTGTCCCTGTACGACTTCGACCTGCTCTCGCCGCTGTCCCCGCCGCACGTGAAGCTGGCGCCGGTCAGTGCCGAGGACCTAATGCGCTCGCTGGCCGCGTCGCAGCAGCAGGCGGCCGACTGCGTAGTCACCACCACGGCCGCATCCCCGTCAGCCGCCACTTGCCAGCTGGTCGCCTCCTCGGGCCAGCAGATCAGCTTCGGCTACAAGGGACTCATGGGTTCCGAGGACCACGTGGCCACCGTCATGTCCTGA